Proteins co-encoded in one Rhodopirellula bahusiensis genomic window:
- a CDS encoding PSD1 and planctomycete cytochrome C domain-containing protein, with product MTQRFYLFCFAATWLGTGFGTWSSASAVDFADDIQPILNEHCVACHGGVKQAADLSFIHRDSALAVIEPGDVDGSYMIDRILSDDESEIMPPPEHGAPLTEEKIALLKTWIEEGAKWKQSWGYEPPVAPGVPDIANPDACRESIDRFVRSTLEKKGIQPAGDAPPHQWLRRVTLDLTGVPPTLDEVERFNAAAKERGDAAYSEKVDELLQSSGYGERWASVWLDQIRYADSRGLGLDGRRNAWKYRDWVIDSLNNDMPFDEFTIKQIAGDLLPDPSINDRLATTASRLTQTNEEGGTDDEEFRINAVMDRVSTVWQTWQGITFGCVQCHSHPYDPIEHEEFYEFMAFFNNSVDCDLSGEEPLLSVPLNNEDEERASKLDRRIRSLKESIWHQEFEAVSDGELDWKHIDSMTASATKQTKVDVEERGGRTEFYTIDTLSNGTTVSVECEMPESADKLTAIRLTLLPRNPETALADSEWGFVLSHLNGVLIGGEDDETQIEFSHVIADEPEPLKHARSSMDSKNSDGFAAFTRIHHARVAVFLLKEPVDVPEGAKLKLDMSCRQQALGAFPLVVRRGSVDVCSDEKALLAWTDKDLKAQRDELSELSGKRRKIPSVRIPIMMERPEHLARPSHVFIRGLFLTKDQQVQPDVPNSMPPIDGEGPFNRMDLAKWLVDPSNPLTARVTVNRIWARLFGIGLVPTEEDFGSSGERPTHPELLDHLALKFQNEYDWSWKQLIRSIVLSSTYRQDAVIDPDSDLVDPQNRWLARGPRFRMPAEMVRDQALFVSGLLSPEVHGAPVHPPIPDGVWKPFQGGDKWSTPDVGNPDRYRRSIYTYTKRSIPYPMFAAFDAPSREFCTPRRLRSNTPLQALTTLNDVTFVECMQALAKKIEAMDGALEERLEKGFQLVTSRSPTSAEQKILVSLYEHAKQQSEQEQDAYEAVASALLNLDEIMSK from the coding sequence ACCCGAACACGGTGCGCCGCTGACCGAAGAAAAGATCGCCCTGCTGAAGACTTGGATTGAAGAAGGCGCCAAGTGGAAACAATCATGGGGCTATGAACCTCCGGTTGCCCCCGGCGTTCCTGATATCGCCAACCCGGACGCTTGCCGTGAATCCATTGATCGCTTCGTTCGCAGCACGCTTGAGAAAAAAGGCATCCAGCCTGCCGGGGATGCTCCACCGCATCAATGGCTTCGCCGCGTCACGTTGGATCTGACTGGTGTTCCGCCGACTTTGGATGAAGTCGAACGCTTCAATGCAGCTGCAAAAGAGCGTGGCGACGCTGCTTACTCTGAAAAGGTTGACGAGTTGTTGCAGTCATCCGGCTACGGCGAACGCTGGGCCTCGGTTTGGCTGGATCAAATTCGTTACGCCGATAGTCGCGGTCTGGGACTCGACGGTCGTCGCAACGCCTGGAAGTATCGCGACTGGGTGATCGATTCGCTCAACAACGACATGCCTTTTGATGAGTTCACGATCAAACAAATTGCCGGTGACTTGTTGCCGGATCCTTCGATCAACGATCGCTTGGCAACCACCGCCAGTCGTTTGACGCAGACCAACGAAGAAGGCGGAACGGACGACGAAGAGTTTCGCATCAACGCGGTGATGGACCGAGTCAGCACGGTTTGGCAAACTTGGCAAGGCATCACATTCGGGTGCGTTCAATGTCACAGTCATCCATACGACCCCATCGAACACGAAGAGTTCTATGAGTTCATGGCGTTCTTCAACAACTCGGTCGATTGCGACTTGAGCGGCGAAGAACCGTTATTGTCAGTGCCGCTGAACAATGAAGACGAAGAGCGTGCCTCCAAACTCGACCGGCGAATTCGTTCGCTCAAGGAATCGATTTGGCATCAAGAGTTTGAAGCGGTCAGCGATGGCGAGTTGGATTGGAAACACATCGATTCCATGACCGCCTCGGCCACCAAGCAAACCAAAGTCGACGTCGAGGAACGCGGTGGGCGGACGGAGTTCTACACGATCGACACGTTGTCCAACGGCACGACCGTCTCGGTGGAATGTGAGATGCCTGAGTCGGCCGACAAGCTCACGGCGATTCGTTTGACGCTGCTGCCTCGCAATCCTGAAACCGCACTGGCTGATTCTGAATGGGGATTTGTGCTGTCGCATTTGAATGGGGTTTTGATCGGCGGCGAAGATGACGAGACACAAATTGAATTCTCTCACGTCATCGCGGACGAACCCGAACCGCTGAAGCATGCTCGGTCGAGCATGGACTCGAAGAACAGCGACGGTTTCGCTGCCTTCACTCGTATTCATCACGCTCGCGTGGCAGTCTTCTTGCTAAAGGAACCGGTCGACGTCCCCGAAGGTGCCAAGCTCAAACTCGACATGAGTTGTCGCCAGCAAGCCTTGGGTGCATTCCCTTTGGTCGTTCGACGTGGCAGCGTCGATGTCTGCTCGGACGAAAAAGCATTGCTCGCGTGGACGGATAAGGATCTCAAGGCACAGCGTGACGAGCTGTCTGAGCTTTCAGGCAAGCGACGCAAAATTCCTTCGGTCCGCATCCCAATCATGATGGAACGCCCCGAGCATTTGGCTCGCCCAAGCCATGTGTTCATTCGCGGCTTGTTCCTGACAAAGGACCAGCAAGTCCAGCCGGACGTTCCGAATTCGATGCCGCCGATTGATGGCGAAGGCCCGTTTAACCGAATGGATCTGGCCAAGTGGTTGGTGGATCCGAGCAACCCGCTGACAGCTCGTGTGACAGTCAACCGAATCTGGGCTCGTTTGTTCGGGATCGGTTTGGTGCCGACCGAGGAAGACTTTGGGTCCAGTGGTGAGCGGCCGACGCATCCCGAGTTGCTCGATCATCTGGCTCTCAAATTTCAGAACGAATACGACTGGAGTTGGAAGCAACTGATCCGGTCAATCGTGTTGTCGAGCACCTACCGGCAAGACGCCGTCATCGATCCCGATTCCGACTTGGTCGATCCACAAAACCGATGGTTGGCTCGCGGGCCTCGTTTCCGCATGCCCGCCGAAATGGTTCGTGATCAAGCCCTGTTCGTGTCCGGGTTGCTTTCGCCGGAAGTCCACGGTGCCCCAGTTCATCCCCCGATTCCCGATGGCGTTTGGAAGCCGTTCCAAGGCGGCGACAAATGGAGCACGCCCGATGTCGGCAACCCAGATCGCTACCGCCGGTCGATTTATACCTACACCAAACGCAGTATCCCGTACCCCATGTTCGCCGCGTTCGACGCTCCTTCGCGTGAGTTCTGCACGCCACGGCGGCTACGTTCGAACACGCCACTGCAAGCCTTGACGACACTCAACGACGTCACGTTTGTGGAGTGCATGCAAGCACTGGCCAAGAAGATCGAAGCAATGGACGGGGCGTTGGAAGAACGTTTGGAGAAAGGATTCCAGTTGGTAACTTCGCGGTCGCCAACCTCCGCTGAACAGAAAATCCTGGTGTCTCTGTACGAGCATGCCAAGCAACAGTCCGAACAAGAGCAAGACGCCTACGAAGCGGTCGCGTCTGCGTTGTTGAACCTCGACGAAATCATGAGCAAATAA
- a CDS encoding DUF1501 domain-containing protein: MNRESISQELFRQSLLQTSRRQFLTESAAGLGAIYLATQQAGGNRAHANASLQHGFDPQHESTNPLSPLTPPQPAKVKRVIYLHMVGAPSQLELFDYKPDLKKLDGKECPQSFLEGKRFAFINGTPRMLGPQYDFQQHGESGAWVSELMPNLAKQVDDLCFLKTVKTDQFNHGPAQLMVHTGAAPMGSPSIGSWVTYGLGSENEDLPGFIVLLSGGRLPRVGKALWGSGFLPSVYQGVQCRSKGDPVLNVANPEGVSRQERRQVLDALAALNQESLQQYGDPETVTRIAQYEMAYRMQVAAPEAMDLSQETAETLESYGAEPGKESFANNCLLARRLVEEGVRFVQLFDWGWDTHGSNRGESLEHGLPDKCKQTDKPIAALLADLKQRGMLEDTLVVWGGEFGRTPMRENRGGATMAFHGRDHSPEAFTMWMAGGGVKPGFTYGETDAVGYTAATESVHLRDFHATLLHLLGFNHETMVYPFKGLNQRLTGVKQSRVVEEILT; this comes from the coding sequence ATGAATCGCGAATCGATCTCTCAGGAACTTTTTCGTCAGTCGTTGTTGCAAACCAGTCGCCGGCAATTCCTGACCGAATCCGCCGCTGGACTCGGAGCCATTTACTTGGCGACTCAGCAAGCGGGCGGGAACCGTGCCCATGCGAATGCATCGCTGCAACATGGTTTTGATCCCCAGCACGAATCCACCAATCCGCTTAGTCCGCTGACGCCGCCTCAACCAGCCAAGGTCAAGCGAGTGATCTACCTGCACATGGTCGGTGCACCCAGCCAACTGGAGCTGTTCGACTACAAGCCGGATCTCAAAAAGCTCGACGGCAAGGAGTGCCCGCAGTCGTTCTTGGAAGGCAAACGCTTCGCATTCATCAATGGCACGCCTCGCATGCTGGGGCCGCAGTATGATTTCCAGCAACACGGTGAATCCGGTGCATGGGTGTCCGAGTTGATGCCCAACTTGGCCAAGCAAGTCGACGATCTGTGCTTCCTGAAAACGGTCAAGACAGACCAGTTCAACCACGGACCGGCTCAGTTGATGGTGCACACCGGAGCTGCTCCGATGGGATCGCCGTCGATTGGTTCCTGGGTCACGTACGGTTTGGGCAGCGAGAACGAAGACCTGCCTGGCTTCATCGTACTGTTGTCCGGCGGTCGGTTGCCTCGTGTGGGCAAGGCTCTATGGGGATCAGGCTTTTTGCCGTCGGTCTACCAAGGAGTGCAGTGCCGATCCAAAGGTGATCCGGTTTTGAACGTCGCCAACCCCGAAGGCGTTTCGCGACAAGAGCGGCGTCAGGTTTTGGATGCTTTGGCGGCACTCAATCAAGAGTCGTTGCAGCAATACGGCGACCCTGAAACGGTCACCCGGATCGCTCAGTATGAGATGGCCTATCGGATGCAGGTGGCTGCTCCCGAAGCGATGGATCTGTCGCAGGAAACCGCGGAAACGCTTGAGAGCTACGGCGCTGAGCCTGGCAAAGAATCCTTTGCCAACAACTGCCTGCTCGCGCGGCGTTTGGTCGAAGAAGGCGTCCGCTTTGTGCAGTTGTTCGATTGGGGCTGGGACACGCACGGATCCAACCGCGGCGAATCGCTCGAGCACGGACTGCCTGACAAGTGCAAGCAAACGGACAAGCCCATCGCGGCGTTGCTCGCTGATTTGAAACAGCGTGGGATGTTGGAAGACACGCTGGTCGTGTGGGGCGGCGAATTCGGACGCACTCCGATGCGAGAGAACCGAGGCGGAGCAACAATGGCATTCCATGGCCGCGACCACAGCCCCGAGGCGTTCACGATGTGGATGGCCGGAGGCGGCGTCAAACCAGGTTTCACCTATGGCGAGACCGATGCGGTTGGCTACACCGCCGCGACCGAGTCCGTGCACCTGCGAGACTTCCACGCCACCCTGCTGCACCTGCTCGGCTTCAACCACGAGACGATGGTCTACCCCTTCAAAGGCCTCAACCAACGCCTCACCGGAGTCAAACAAAGCCGAGTCGTCGAAGAAATCCTCACGTAG
- a CDS encoding transposase — protein sequence MPDAPIAFFLTWPTYGTWLPGDRRGWVLHQHGWKMPDPAKHIEASARMNEDACLLSVAERDLVERQVAETCRVRRWELHASSCQSNHLHVVLSAPSVDPKRVRADLKAWCTRRLNEGSPRDRKRWWADRGSQRYVWDEDGLERVITYVLVAQDRKDRDLE from the coding sequence ATGCCTGATGCCCCGATCGCCTTCTTCTTGACTTGGCCCACCTACGGCACATGGCTACCCGGTGATCGTCGTGGTTGGGTGTTACACCAACACGGTTGGAAGATGCCTGACCCAGCAAAGCACATCGAGGCCTCCGCAAGAATGAACGAAGACGCGTGTCTCTTGTCGGTTGCTGAGCGAGACTTGGTCGAGCGGCAAGTTGCGGAGACGTGTCGAGTCCGCAGGTGGGAATTGCATGCTAGCTCCTGCCAGTCCAATCATCTGCATGTTGTTCTCTCTGCACCGAGTGTTGATCCAAAACGAGTTCGAGCCGATTTGAAAGCTTGGTGCACGCGACGATTGAACGAAGGCTCACCACGAGATCGCAAGCGATGGTGGGCGGATCGCGGAAGTCAGCGTTACGTCTGGGACGAGGATGGATTGGAACGCGTGATAACGTACGTATTGGTAGCTCAGGATCGCAAGGACCGGGACCTCGAATGA
- a CDS encoding methyltransferase domain-containing protein, translating to MFELRCTVRNCGLALSPVEGGLRCEKRHHFDRAREGYYSLSQPQDRKSKQPGDADAAVLARLRWLQRGHAAGLIDALRPWAAARSDCSNSRAIDLGCGEGTFGPALFGDSPGSYCGIDLSKKAIKLAARGWPEATWVWANADRSLPVADGSVSCVLSLFGRRPVTEIARVLTEDGMLIVAVPGEEDLIELRVHVQQSGQRRSRWEKVVDEMAVAGLKPIEHRVWQEQVDLDSEAIADAMAMTYRGVRFSQNARVQTATAMPVTLAADLMLFGR from the coding sequence TTGTTTGAATTGCGTTGCACAGTTCGGAATTGCGGGTTGGCTTTGTCGCCGGTGGAGGGTGGGCTGCGTTGTGAGAAGCGGCACCATTTCGATCGGGCTCGCGAGGGCTATTACAGCTTGTCCCAGCCGCAGGATCGCAAGTCCAAACAACCAGGCGATGCGGATGCAGCGGTGCTGGCTCGCCTTCGTTGGCTGCAACGTGGGCATGCGGCTGGATTGATTGATGCCTTGCGACCTTGGGCGGCGGCTCGGAGCGACTGCAGCAACTCCAGAGCGATCGACTTAGGGTGCGGCGAAGGCACCTTTGGGCCGGCTTTGTTTGGCGATTCGCCGGGCAGTTACTGCGGGATCGATCTGTCAAAGAAGGCGATCAAGCTGGCCGCTCGCGGGTGGCCGGAAGCGACTTGGGTTTGGGCCAACGCGGACCGATCGCTGCCGGTGGCGGATGGCAGCGTGTCCTGTGTGCTGTCGTTGTTCGGGCGTCGTCCCGTTACCGAGATTGCTCGGGTGCTGACGGAAGATGGAATGCTGATCGTTGCCGTTCCCGGCGAAGAGGACTTGATCGAGCTTCGCGTACACGTGCAGCAATCGGGCCAGCGACGAAGTCGTTGGGAGAAGGTCGTCGACGAGATGGCGGTCGCTGGTTTGAAGCCGATTGAACACCGCGTGTGGCAAGAACAGGTTGACCTGGACAGCGAAGCGATCGCCGATGCGATGGCGATGACATATCGCGGCGTGCGGTTTTCGCAGAACGCTCGCGTGCAGACCGCCACGGCGATGCCGGTGACGTTGGCCGCGGATCTGATGTTGTTCGGGCGTTGA